In a genomic window of Littorina saxatilis isolate snail1 linkage group LG6, US_GU_Lsax_2.0, whole genome shotgun sequence:
- the LOC138969175 gene encoding alpha-2-macroglobulin-like protein 1, translating into MGALVMTKVERRSVQDKLQTFTFTMTSEMAPVADVLVFVTTDTGEIAADRLPVGVNFPQDNKVTISFSTPKVTRGSAVRVTVEAKPRTKVFLMVWSKWNFFDKFISYQLPVKLTGSLPGGSYSGRMFFQGSWHYQELIDVYRGDYSGVYSYRSPVPVADSFLVVTSMEAALITDGELPGRSNASLILGPQRPTNATRSRSKRQATPPSDTTGARATADDPQQSGAFYSESWLWETVSIGKKGRKVLRLNAPDKIDQWIAYAVAVHPKFGLSWPETTVELQTVDSEE; encoded by the exons ATGGGGGCTCTGGTGATGACGAAAGTAGAGCGCAGATCAGTTCAGGACAAATTGCAAACATTTACTTTCACGATGACGTCAGAAATGGCCCCTGTTGCTGACGTCCTAGTATTCGTCACCACCGATACAGGGGAAATAGCTGCTGACAGATTGCCAGTGGGCGTCAATTTTCCCCAGGACAACAAg GTCACCATTAGCTTTTCCACGCCGAAAGTGACAAGGGGAAGCGCCGTTCGAGTGACTGTGGAGGCCAAACCTCGTACGAAGGTCTTTCTGATGGTGTGGAGTAAATGGAATTTCTTCGATAAATTCATCTCCTATCAG TTGCCGGTGAAGTTGACAGGATCACTACCTGGTGGGAGCTACTCAGGAAGGATGTTTTTCCAGGGTTCGTGGCATTACCAAGAGCTGATAGACGTCTATAGGGGTGACTACAGTGGTGTATACTCTTACCGCAGTCCAGTTCCTGTCGCCGACTCCTTCTTGGTCGTAACG TCGATGGAGGCGGCCCTGATCACCGATGGCGAGTTGCCGGGACGGAGTAATGCATCTCTCATTCTGGGACCACAACGGC CCACGAACGCCACAAGGTCTCGCTCCAAGAGACAAGCAACTCCCCCGTCAGACACAACAGGCGCTCGTGCAACAG CTGATGATCCACAGCAGAGCGGTGCCTTCTACTCTGAGTCATGGCTGTGGGAAACTGTCTCAATAGG AAAGAAGGGCAGAAAGGTTCTGAGACTGAATGCCCCGGACAAGATTGACCAGTGGATAGCCTATGCCGTGGCCGTCCACCCCAAGTTTGGTCTATCGTGGCCGGAAACTACAGTGGAG CTGCAAACCGTTGACAGTGAGGAGTAG